The following proteins are encoded in a genomic region of Cydia strobilella chromosome 19, ilCydStro3.1, whole genome shotgun sequence:
- the LOC134750235 gene encoding glucose dehydrogenase [FAD, quinone]-like: MSSSGAPSLKPLFSNTRIMFSLLPGLGAMIIFRMAIHLYRPDIEDAEHRVRDHPFEHLYECYDFIIVGGGSAGCVLADRLSENPEWNVLLLEAGQDENVLSEVPVMFPVLQTSSIDWQFVTEPSEEYCLSMVDKRCKWPRGKVLGGCSAINAMLYIRGNKRDYDNWEAMGNSGWSYNEVLPYFLKSENMAIPEYKDNPYHSTGGRLTVEYFRYEQPITKKILEAGQELGYNILDVNGEYQTGFTRSHATVREGLRCSAAKAYLRPAAKRHNLHVSVHSLVEKILIDEHKRAYGVKFVKHGIHKIVKTKREVILSSGAIQSPQLMMLSGIGDAEHLKELGIHPIVNLPGVGQNLQDHVAMGGNSFLFDNPYTNGTDYCFNLNSVFSIGSLIDFSIHKSGQLYSMMEAEAMAFVNTKYQDPSEDYPDIQLFIAPTADNMDGGIFGKRANGLTDETYAELYEDILFESSFSVVPLLLRPKSKGFLKLRDANPYSPPRIYPNYYSHPDDVKVMTEGARIVAALAEQPALRLLNTRPNPNRTPGCAKHEFLSDEHLECVARHHTLTIYHPVGTCAMGPADDADAVVDPRLRVYGVKNLRVVDGSIMPKIVNGNTNAPIIMIAEKASDMIKDDWYNLQDELAGCTVEQYREHQSKHSENQEPAKADPDNQKPKDDSANEEPTKVDLIRPDLFNETSHLFPNLPSDTNYATRKTKNENKSPAARENQPKHKEPDMKSSPTKVNLNNIDPVLQLVYPPEYFVNQPTKYNLPTFQPYPYKPANLLKPKRPNHRLLPHTNPFKWYKPTYYRPTPLKRPSLFINPYDYPIVKEKKEPFYETEEIITPKGQKSCRIWLYYDGVKYEVAL; encoded by the exons ATGTCGAGCAGCGGGGCGCCGTCCCTGAAGCCCCTCTTCTCCAACACGAGGATCATGTTCAGCCTGCTCCCGGGACTCGGGGCTATGATCATCTTCCGCATGGCCATCCATCTGTACAGACCGGACATCGAAGACGCAGAGCATCGCGTGAGAGACCACCCCTTCGAACATCTATACGAATGCTACGATTTCATCATAGTCGGAGGCGGTTCTGCAGGATGCGTTTTAGCCGATAGACTTTCAGAAAACCCTGAATGGAATGTGCTGTTACTGGAAGCCGGACAAGATGAGAATGTCCTCTCAGAGGTACCAGTGATGTTCCCTGTTCTTCAAACATCTTCTATAGATTGGCAATTTGTAACGGAACCTAGTGAGGAATATTGTCTAAGCATGGTGGATAAGAGATGTAAGTGGCCGCGCGGCAAGGTACTCGGAGGATGCAGCGCGATAAACGCGATGCTTTATATCAGAGGAAACAAACGCGATTACGACAACTGGGAAGCGATGGGGAACTCAGGCTGGTCTTACAATGAAGTCTTGCCATATTTCTTAAAATCTGAGAATATGGCCATTCCCGAGTACAAAGATAACCCGTACCATTCTACAGGGGGTCGGCTTACAGTTGAATATTTTAGGTACGAACAGCCAATAACAAAGAAAATTTTAGAAGCGGGCCAGGAACTTGGATACAATATTTTGGATGTGAATGGAGAGTATCAGACCGGATTTACACGATCACATGCAACTGTGCGTGAAGGTCTCCGATGCAGTGCCGCAAAAGCGTATTTAAGACCGGCAGCCAAAAGGCACAACCTACACGTAAGTGTGCATTCTTTAGTGGAAAAAATACTCATTGACGAACATAAACGAGCCTACGGAGTCAAATTTGTAAAACACGGAATTCATAAGattgtaaaaacaaaaagagAAGTGATCTTATCAAGTGGTGCCATACAATCTCCTCAACTAATGATGTTGTCAGGAATCGGTGACGCCGAACATTTAAAAGAGCTAGGAATCCATCCAATAGTAAACCTCCCTGGTGTAGGACAGAATCTGCAAGATCATGTTGCAATGGGCGGCAACTCTTTTCTTTTTGATAATCCGTACACGAACGGAACTGATTATTGCTTTAATTTGAACAGCGTATTTAGTATTGGCAGTTTAATTGATTTTTCGATACATAAGTCAGGACAACTTTATAGTATGATGGAAGCAGAAGCGATGGCATTTGTGAACACCAAGTATCAAGATCCGAGTGAAGATTATCCAGATATTCAATTGTTTATAGCTCCAACAGCAGATAATATGGATGGAGGCATTTTTGGCAAACGAGCCAACGGATTGACGGACGAGACCTACGCGGAACTCTACGAGGATATTTTATTCGAATCTTCGTTTTCCGTCGTGCCTTTACTGCTGCGACCTAAAAGTAAGGGGTTCCTGAAGCTGAGGGATGCAAATCCTTATTCACCGCCGCGTATATATCCCAATTACTATAGTCACCCAGACGACGTCAAAGTTATG ACGGAGGGGGCTCGCATAGTGGCAGCGCTAGCCGAGCAACCAGCGCTCCGCCTCCTGAACACCCGCCCGAACCCCAACAGGACTCCAGGGTGCGCCAAACACGAGTTCCTCTCCGACGAGCATCTGGAGTGCGTGGCGCGGCACCACACGCTCACTATATACCATCCTGTGGGCACCTGCGCTATGGGGCCGGCGGATGATGCAGACGCCGTTGTCGATCCCAGGCTAAGG GTGTATGGTGTTAAAAACCTACGTGTCGTAGATGGCAGCATCATGCCCAAGATTGTCAACGGTAACACCAACGCACCGATCATTATGATCGCAGAGAAGGCTTCGGATATGATCAAAGACGACTGGTACAATCTTCAGGATGAACTTGCCGGCTGCACCGTAGAACAGTACAGAGAACACCAATCGAAACACTCCGAGAACCAAGAACCTGCTAAAGCTGACCCCGATAACCAAAAACCTAAAGATGATTCCGCTAATGAAGAACCTACTAAAGTAGATCTAATTCGCCCCGATTTGTTCAATGAAACAAGTCATCTGTTCCCCAACCTACCTAGTGATACAAATTATGCTACGCGTAAAACCAAAAACGAAAACAAAAGTCCTGCGGCTCGTGAAAACCAACCAAAACACAAAGAACCTGATATGAAAAGTAGTCCCACCAAAGTCAACTTGAACAACATAGACCCAGTGTTGCAGTTAGTATATCCACCTGAGTATTTCGTGAACCAACCGACCAAGTATAAccttccgacgtttcagccctACCCATACAAACCTGCAAATCTGCTAAAACCCAAGAGACCGAATCACCGATTGCTACCACATACCAACCCATTTAAGTGGTATAAACCTACATACTACCGACCAACGCCATTAAAGAGACCGTCCCTTTTTATTAATCCGTACGATTACCCGATAGTAAAGGAGAAGAAGGAGCCATTTTATGAGACAGAAGAAATAATAACGCCCAAGGGACAGAAGAGTTGTAGAATATGGTTATATTATGATGGCGTCAAATATGAAGTAGCCTTGTAG